One Callospermophilus lateralis isolate mCalLat2 chromosome 6, mCalLat2.hap1, whole genome shotgun sequence genomic region harbors:
- the Zbtb12 gene encoding zinc finger and BTB domain-containing protein 12 has protein sequence MASGVEVLRFQLPGHEAATLRNMNQLRAEERFCDVTIVADSLKFRGHKVILAACSPFLRDQFLLNPSSELQVSLMHSARIVADLLLSCYTGALEFAVRDIVNYLTAASYLQMEHVVEKCRNALSQFIEPKIGLKEDGVSEASLVSSVSATKSLLPPARTPKPAPKPPPPPPLPPPLLRPVKLEFPLDEDLELKAEEEDEDDDEDVSDICIVKVESALEVAHRLKPPGGLGGGLGIGSSVSGHLGELAQSSVAPSTVAPPQGVVKACYSLSEDAEGEGLLLIPGGRASVGATSGLVEAAAVAMAARGAGGSLGAGGSRGPLPGGFSGGNPLKNIKCTKCPEVFQGVEKLVFHMRAQHFIFMCPRCGKQFNHSSNLNRHMNVHRGVKSHSCGICGKCFTQKSTLHDHLNLHSGARPYRCSYCDVRFAHKPAIRRHLKEQHGKTTAENVLEASVAEINVLIR, from the coding sequence ATGGCCTCTGGGGTGGAAGTCCTGCGCTTCCAGCTGCCGGGCCACGAGGCTGCTACGCTACGGAACATGAACCAGCTCCGCGCAGAGGAGCGGTTCTGCGACGTGACCATTGTGGCCGACAGCCTCAAGTTCCGTGGCCACAAGGTCATCCTGGCTGCCTGCTCGCCATTCCTACGAGACCAGTTCTTACTGAATCCCAGCTCTGAGCTGCAAGTCTCGTTGATGCACAGTGCACGCATTGTAGCCGATCTGCTCCTTTCCTGCTACACTGGTGCCCTCGAGTTCGCAGTCAGGGACATCGTCAACTACCTAACGGCTGCCTCCTACCTACAAATGGAGCACGTGGTGGAGAAATGCCGGAACGCCCTCAGCCAGTTTATTGAGCCCAAAATAGGCCTTAAAGAGGATGGGGTCAGTGAGGCTAGCCTCGTGAGCAGTGTCAGTGCCACCAAGTCCCTCCTCCCTCCAGCCAGGACCCCAAAGCCAGCCCCtaagcccccacccccacctcctctACCCCCTCCGCTCCTTCGGCCAGTGAAGCTGGAGTTCCCTCTTGATGAAGACCTGGAGCTGAAGGCCGAAGAGGAGGATGAGGACGACGATGAGGACGTGTCAGACATCTGCATCGTCAAGGTGGAGTCTGCCCTTGAGGTGGCGCACCGGCTAAAACCCCCTGGAGGCCTGGGAGGGGGTCTGGGTATTGGGAGCTCTGTAAGCGGCCACCTTGGGGAGTTGGCCCAGAGTAGCGTGGCCCCCAGCACTGTAGCCCCACCACAAGGTGTGGTGAAGGCCTGCTACAGCCTGTCGGAGGACGCAGAAGGGGAGGGCCTGCTGTTGATCCCAGGAGGCCGGGCCAGTGTGGGGGCCACCTCGGGCCTAGTGGAAGCGGCAGCGGTGGCCATGGCTGCCCGGGGGGCGGGGGGCAGCCTTGGGGCAGGGGGCAGCCGGGGTCCCTTGCCAGGGGGTTTCTCAGGTGGAAACCCCTTGAAGAACATCAAGTGCACCAAGTGCCCGGAAGTGTTCCAGGGCGTGGAGAAGCTGGTCTTCCACATGCGTGCGCAGCACTTCATCTTCATGTGCCCGCGCTGCGGCAAGCAGTTCAACCACAGCAGCAACCTCAACCGCCACATGAACGTGCACCGTGGCGTCAAGTCGCACTCGTGCGGCATCTGCGGCAAGTGCTTCACACAGAAGTCTACACTGCACGACCACCTCAATCTGCACTCGGGAGCGCGGCCCTATCGTTGCTCCTACTGCGATGTGCGCTTTGCCCACAAGCCTGCCATTAGGCGGCACCTCAAGGAACAGCACGGCAAGACCACTGCGGAGAACGTGCTGGAGGCCAGCGTGGCTGAGATCAACGTCCTCATCCGCTAA